From Cygnus atratus isolate AKBS03 ecotype Queensland, Australia chromosome 1, CAtr_DNAZoo_HiC_assembly, whole genome shotgun sequence, the proteins below share one genomic window:
- the LOC118250612 gene encoding histone H2B 7-like, with protein MPEPAKSAPAPKKGSKKAVTKTQKKGDKKRKRARKESYSIYVYKVLKQVHPDTGISSKAMGIMNSFVNDIFERIAGEASRLAHYNKRSTITSREIQTAVRLLLPGELAKHAVSEGTKAVTKYTSSK; from the coding sequence ATGCCTGAGCCGGCCAAGTCTGCGCCCGCGCCCAAGAAGGGCTCCAAGAAAGCCGTCACCAAGACCCAGAAGAAGGGcgacaagaaaagaaagagagcacGGAAGGAGAGCTACTCGATCTACGTGTACAAGGTGCTGAAGCAGGTGCACCCCGACACGGGCATCTCGTCCAAGGCCATGGGCATCATGAACTCCTTCGTCAACGACATCTTCGAGCGCATCGCCGGCGAGGCGTCGCGCCTGGCGCACTACAACAAGCGCTCGACCATCACCTCGCGGGAGATCCAGACGGCCGTGCGGCTCCTGCTGCCCGGCGAGCTGGCCAAGCACGCCGTCTCCGAGGGCACCAAGGCGGTCACCAAGTACACCAGCTCCAAGTAG
- the LOC118250601 gene encoding histone H2A-IV translates to MSGRGKQGGKARAKAKSRSSRAGLQFPVGRVHRLLRKGNYAERVGAGAPVYLAAVLEYLTAEILELAGNAARDNKKTRIIPRHLQLAIRNDEELNKLLGKVTIAQGGVLPNIQAVLLPKKTDSHKAKAK, encoded by the coding sequence ATGTCTGGGCGCGGGAAGCAGGGCGGGAAGGCGCGGGCCAAGGCCAAGTCGCGCTCGTCGCGGGCCGGGCTGCAGTTCCCCGTGGGCCGCGTGCACCGGCTGCTGCGCAAGGGCAACTACGCGGAGCGGGTGGGCGCCGGCGCCCCGGTGTACCTGGCGGCCGTGCTGGAGTACCTGACGGCCGAGATCCTGGAGCTGGCGGGCAACGCGGCCCGCGACAACAAGAAGACGCGCATCATCCCCCGCCACCTGCAGCTGGCCATCCGCAACGACGAGGAGCTCAACAAGCTGCTGGGCAAGGTCACCATCGCGCAGGGCGGGGTGCTGCCCAACATCCAGGCCGTGCTGCTGCCCAAGAAGACCGACAGCCACAAGGCGAAGGCCAAGTAA
- the LOC118250611 gene encoding histone H2B 7-like — protein MPEPAKSAPAPKKGSKKAVTKTQKKGDKKRKRARKESYSIYVYKVLKQVHPDTGISSKAMGIMNSFVNDIFERIAGEASRLAHYNKRSTITSREIQTAVRLLLPGELAKHAVSEGTKAVTKYTSSK, from the coding sequence ATGCCCGAGCCGGCCAAGTCTGCGCCCGCGCCCAAGAAGGGCTCCAAGAAAGCCGTCACCAAGACCCAGAAGAAGGGcgacaagaaaagaaagagagcacGGAAGGAGAGCTACTCGATCTACGTGTACAAGGTGCTGAAGCAGGTGCACCCCGACACGGGCATCTCGTCCAAGGCCATGGGCATCATGAACTCCTTCGTCAACGACATCTTCGAGCGCATCGCCGGCGAGGCGTCGCGCCTGGCGCACTACAACAAGCGCTCGACCATCACCTCGCGGGAGATCCAGACGGCCGTGCGGCTCCTGCTGCCCGGCGAGCTGGCCAAGCACGCCGTCTCCGAGGGCACCAAGGCGGTCACCAAGTACACCAGCTCCAAGTaa
- the LOC118250607 gene encoding histone H2A-IV codes for MSGRGKQGGKARAKAKSRSSRAGLQFPVGRVHRLLRKGNYAERVGAGAPVYLAAVLEYLTAEILELAGNAARDNKKTRIIPRHLQLAIRNDEELNKLLGKVTIAQGGVLPNIQAVLLPKKTDSHKAKAK; via the coding sequence ATGTCTGGGCGCGGGAAGCAGGGCGGGAAGGCGCGGGCCAAGGCCAAGTCGCGCTCGTCGCGGGCCGGGCTGCAGTTCCCCGTGGGCCGCGTGCACCGGCTGCTGCGCAAGGGCAACTACGCGGAGCGGGTGGGCGCCGGCGCCCCGGTGTACCTGGCGGCCGTGCTGGAGTACCTGACGGCCGAGATCCTGGAGCTGGCGGGCAACGCGGCCCGCGACAACAAGAAGACGCGCATCATCCCCCGCCACCTGCAGCTGGCCATCCGCAACGACGAGGAGCTCAACAAGCTGCTGGGCAAGGTCACCATCGCGCAGGGCGGGGTGCTGCCCAACATCCAGGCCGTGCTGCTGCCCAAGAAGACCGACAGCCACAAGGCCAAGGCCAAGTGA
- the LOC118250594 gene encoding histone H1.01: MSETAPAAAPDAPAPAAKAAGKKPKKAAGGSRARRPAGPSVTELITKAVAASKERKGLSLAALKKALAAGGYDVEKNNSRIKLGLKSLVGKGTLVQTKGTGASGSFRLSKKPGEVKEKAPKKRAAAAKPKKPAAKKPAGAAKKPKKPAVKKSPKKAKKPAAAATKKAAKSPKKAAKAGRPKKAAKSPAKAKAVKPKAAKPKAAKPKAAKAKKAAPKKK; this comes from the coding sequence ATGTCCGAGAccgctcccgccgccgctcccgATGCGCCCGCGCCCGCCGCCAAGGCCGCCGGCAAGAAGCCGAAGAAGGCGGCGGGCGGCTCCAGGGCGCGCAGGCCCGCGGGCCCCAGCGTCACCGAGCTGATCACCAAGGCCGTGGCCGCCTCCAAGGAGCGCAAGGGGCTCTCCCTCGCCGCGCTCAAGAAGGCGCTGGCCGCCGGCGGCTACGACGTGGAGAAGAACAACAGCCGCATCAAGCTGGGGCTCAAGAGCCTCGTCGGCAAGGGCACCCTGGTGCAGACCAAGGGCACCGGCGCCTCCGGCTCCTTCCGCCTCAGCAAGAAGCCCGGCGAGGTGAAGGAGAAGGCGCCCAAGAAGCGGGCGGCCGCGGCCAAGCCCAAGAAGCCGGCGGCCAAGAAGCCCGCCGGCGCCGCCAAGAAGCCCAAGAAGCCGGCAGTGAAGAAGAGCCCCAAGAAAGCCAAGAAGCCGGCGGCTGCTGCCACCAAGAAGGCTGCCAAGAGCCCCAAGAAGGCCGCCAAGGCTGGCCGCCCTAAGAAGGCAGCAAAGAGCCCGGCCAAGGCGAAGGCGGTGAAGCCCAAAGCTGCCAAGCCCAAGGCAGCCAAGCCGAAAGCAGCCAAGGCGAAGAAGGCGGCGCCCAAGAAGAAGTAA